CGATTTATGGGTTATataattttgattcaaattttatatttatcttaaaaaatttataaagtatgtataaattattaatttagaattcaaaaaataaaaagatgactaaaattttaaattcatagcccttaaattttgatttcgcatttgaatatattgtaTGTGCCCTTTGAAATTGATTTTCTCAAAAAGTATGAGCTTAAATAGTCTTCTACATACATACATCTCttgattttttataattatctatagttttttttttttggtcaaaatagAAGTTAAATTCATTGCCCTTAAAAATGATTTGAAAGGGCAAATTTATTAAGTCAAACACAAGGAAAAAGCCTCTCGACTGCACTCATATATTTCAATTGATAGAAGTCTAACTTGAAAAGGATTGGATCTATTAATTTGAACGAACAACGCAGAAAAATAAATCTTCTTTTTTGacttaaaacaaaaattaaaagtaaCAATTATATTCGATTCGAAAATCTTATTGGTCGCAAGTGATTCATTGTACACTGGCAATTTATAATTTGGTTGAGGATGCATTTATTTATTATGGCTTAGATTGAGATATCTAGAAATCAACGGTATGAGTCAACTTtctaatttgaaataataaaataataattgtcaACTATTGAACAGTTAAATTAGTGAACTGTTACATTAAATACAaatcattacatcatcaaaaTAGCGATAgctataataaatataaaaaaatctgttattaattattgtctatagaaaattgattatttaatatttgtttttgCAGGCTGAAGTAaagtttttgggaaaatttAGTCATCCAAATTTAGTAAAACTAATTGGATATTGTTGGGAAGAAAAAACATTTCTTCTAGTATACGAACACATGCAAAAAGGAAGCTTAGAAAGTCATCTTTTCAGAAGTAAGCTCTTTATAATATTGTtcaaattttattcttttaactcgatttaatttatatatactgatattataaaaaaaaaaatcattcaattATATTAGAAGAAGGTGCAGAAGCATTGTCATGGGATACAAGGCTAAAAATAGCAATAGGAGCAGCAAAAGGACTTGTTTTCTTACACACCACAGAGAAACAAGTTATTTACCGCGATTTTAAAGCTGCCAATATTTTACTAGACACggtaattcttttttttttaaatagaatATACATAAATcttatttcaaataatattgttttttaCTGATAAATGTTGGTTTGAATTATTGGGACAGAATTATAATGCAAAGCTTTCAGATTTTGGACTAGCAAAAATGGGTCCAGTAAATGGTGACTCACATGTGACCACAAGAATTGTTGGCACTTATGGCTATGCTGCCCCTGAGTATATGGCCACTGGTAATTTATACTACTCCCACTTTAATTAAATTTAGATTTGTACGAGGAGATATATCCCTAGcttgaaattttaattaaaattgaaaaaaatacttATGAGTTACTATGTGAAGGGAAATTAAAGCTTAGCTTTgacttcttaaaaaaaattatatttttggcCCCAAACTTTTCTATGTTCACTTTTGCAAATTTGACCTGGTCCTGGTGAAAAAAATCAACGTTTATTAAATGTGAACTCctaaatgatttatttattaatattagctGGCAAAGCTAGTATCAGCcactttttttttgtctttataTTCCTTATTctaattcttaaaaaatattgaatcgtatcatttttttgtttttttattgaaaaagtCTTGATTCCTACACCTTATTTGAAAGTCTTATCATTTAGATTATGTTTCTAGTTAAAAATATAGTCTTTAAAAATTACTCTTTCGAATAACGCTAAGACTCAGGTGTGTTTGTGTTAGATTGTCCTTTAGTATTTTGCATTAACTTAATCTTAAAGATTCGGAgacaaatttaaaaaaagtcTATTTTAGTaaacaatttttcaaaaaagagaCAATTGACGAAAATTTCACTTTATTTTTGGCAGGTCATTTGTACGTAAAGAGTGATGTATACGGGTTTGGAGTTGTGTTACTCGAAATACTTTCGGGCCAGAGAGTACTGGATCTTACCAGGCCCAGTGGACAACATAATTTAGTAGATTGGGCTAAGCCCATGTTACCTGACAAAAAGAAGCTAAGGAAATTAATGGACCCAAGATTAATGGCCCAATACCCATTAAAGGCTGCATGTCAAATAGCACAAATTATATTACAATGCCTTGAACCTGATCCAAAAAATAGACCTTCCATGGAAGAAATTTTGGAGTGTTTGGAACAATGTGACGGGATCCAAATGAAACCGCAAGTAAAAAATATGACGAGAAATCACAACCAAGGAGGGCATCGGTCGCCTCTCCACGTTAAGAAAACGAGTAGTGGTAATGTGATTGGAAACCAAGGCTATCGAGCTCATCCGAACCGTAGCTATTAGCTATTAAAACTCGAAAGGGAGATCAAGTGGAGTTCAATGGTTATATGGCCTATTACAAATGTTCTTTTAGTTATACAATCAATTTCACGAAAGATCTTTATGATTTGTGTGGGCTTTTGTTTATCATAGGCCCATTCCAACTTTAGGCCCAATAGGTGAGGCCCATTAAGGGGGCCCACTAAGACCTGTTGGTAGTTTGAAATGGTCTTAGGTCATCATGAGAAAAGCTGGCATTTGTCTGTATTCAGACTGAGGATAGTCAACTTCAACAGAAAAAAGGAATTCCACTTATCACtataattttttacttttttagaagaaaaaaaaagcttttttacttttttgaatAGGTATGATTGTATTGCCTTTTGTctgtatattttaaattttttggatCCATTTCTAAAGTGATCATGTATCATATTCTTAAGGTCAATATTGATTTGCCTTTATAACTTTCTTGTCTTTATCCCTTGGGTCACTCTCACCTTCTAAGAAAGGGCAAGTATATTCATTTTAACAAGTATATATGTATTAGGGTGTGCTCGATATATAcatagaatttatttttttaattatctcATGCTCGATTGGTCAGGATAATGACTTACCTATGTCAAAACAAGTTCTACAAATTGTATTCCACGTTGATTGTTTCTTTCTCATCCTCCAATACACCTCATCTTCATGTTCATACCCCTTCATTCTGACCTCTAGTAATGCTTGTCTAAAACTAAACAGAAATCTTAATTAGTCGAGCCACGAAACGAATACtgaaagtaagagaatgtgtTGAGATACAGTTGCTTGAAAAATACTCAAAAAGTGTATATAAATGATTTAGAATGCAGTAAGAAATGATTAGAGAGTGCAAAATTGATCATTTTGGGCCGGGTAGCTCAAGGGTCTTTTCAGCAGTCCATTTACTTGCAGGCCCTCTAATTATTTCCACATACTTTCCTATATAGCACGTCTATAGGCAGAAttcatccaatttttttttacgttcattttcttaaataatataatatataatattaatcatcatttctcattttctcctcttctctttatctttctctttctcccttttttaaaaataataattaattattctaatttaaatttaattttggaTTGGATATTAGGAAAATGatgattttactattttttaaattagctgatttttttttattaaatacatatataatgcattCCTAAcacaataaagaaaataaatataaataataattataatacattttaaatttaatatattatacatattataggcatATTTCAATGCACGTGATGAATATATGActagaatatttttaatacaataatatattccgttaataatagaaaaaattaaaaataaaaataatattttttttaattcaatatattatgcatattataggcatgtttcaatgcacgtggtgaatatataactaaaatattcataatacaataatatattttagaaccattaataagagaaaaaaataattattataatacattttaaaattaatttatgatacatattataTGTATCTTTCAATAAATGTGGTgagtatataattaaaatatttttaatacaaatatattataagtattatatgtgaattttaaatattttggtattatttaaaattaattttaaattaagataattaattattacttttttaaaaaaaaaagagaaagagaaaagagagagaaaaaaatagataGGAAATAAAAGAAGAACAACACAGAAGCAGAAAGGGGGCAGAAGGGGGGGGAGATAGGGGGGATAATAGGttgattttagttattaattaagataaatatgtTATAGATCGTAATAAGAGTTCATTTAtgtaaaaaattctttttttttattgaaatataaaatttagaaagaaaatatttgaattctataattgaaaagtaaaaaaaaaaaagtgaatagCTTTTGATCAAAAAggaaatattatttcataaaacacataatttgaaaaaaaaaaaaggtatgaATAGTATAACCTCCATACGTTTACCCTTAGTTTATTAcgaaaaaatagttttttcaaAAGGAATTTGGTTTAGCAAAGTTGATAAGCACCAAGTATTATAAgcagttacatatatatataaaaaaataattaaaaaacagTTGATTCATTGCTAAAATTACTACTTTTTCAATGACTCTTTTAATACACAATCTATGAATACATGTTTAGTAATTTTATAGTAAccatatattataaaaattcatatatacatcctctttttttctttttttttaaaaaaaaattggtcaaCTTTAATCAATGCCGCCGGAAATATTATGAAGATTATAGCATGATGAATTTTattcaattaaaatttaaaCATTCTCTAATGAATACTTTTCTCCTAACAAAATAATTAGAatataaaataatcatttttcaaATCCCAAAGCTAAAGTGATCTACTAATTACAGAAACATGCGTCTAAGTGTGTGCAGTCCCTTTAAGAATAAAGTTGAATTTGTATAATATTAGTAATTAACTCTtcttaaactaaaaaaattgaaattcaaccctcaaaacaaaatttaaatgaaaaaaggGACCTCCATGCTTAATCATTGAACTATTGAGCCCATAGATGTAAAGTTGTCTTCTTATAAATCTTTAGGGATTAATAAACATTAAAGCCCATGATGTTTCAACATGATCAAAAGTACCTATTTAACATGCTATTCTATCTTGTCataattattactatttatCAAATCTGTTCCATTGCATTACATACAGGGATTTTGTCATTTAAAGTTGATAATTATTTGTTACACAAATAATTTACAtatactattttcttctaatggaagtaaaaaacttaattttaaattatttattttaagttttttattaaaaaaaaagggtaatacatataaaggtatatttgatccttctcatatataatttattttttgattcaacagttaatttgaatttattatttcgatggtcaaatttatttttaacactacttttattttataattgcaccaattttttttatagatacaaaaactaaattaaaatataacaacaaaaaattagttttaaattataatatagcTGCAAAAAAATAGGTTTtaaatttttctcttttttccattcacactttttttagaaactcaaataaaaataaaataagaattagaaactcaaataatgataatcaaagaagttaaaaaataattcatgtgtgaaaaagattatatatacCCTAAACTTTGCTAACTAAAAAATTCACATGTATgggtatatatttttatttttattttttttggtttctcaaaagaaaaaaatgccCCAtacatgtttttttaaaaaaaaaattaaaaatcatttttttttcactttcttaaGATGAAAAGGATATATGTGAGCTATTTTTGTAGCGATGGAGGATAAATGCGAGCAACTTTTGTAATAATGGGGATATATGTAAGTCATTTGTGTAAcgaaaaatgtatatatatgagtcaCTTTCATAACGGGGATATCAATTCTAAATAACAAAGTTGAGGGATATATCATGATCTTTTtccatgtatatatttatatatgttggctctatatattattattatgcgGTAATTGAAAAGTCTTGTTTTGCCCTTCAGCTGTAATTTGACgataattttaaatcataatcaaaatttGAACGTATGAAATCGATCCTTCCATAATGGAGCTCTGTTAACCTCATtacaaatatcaaataatttaGTAATAACGAactgaaaatataattaagcGACGAGCAAAATAAGATTTTTGCTCTTGTTAAAAATATAGTGTGGACCCTCATTGATTGAGGTATTCAGTGTGAAAAAAGATATAATTCCGGCTATAtgattaataatttcttaaaaagaGATAAGTGTAAGATTTTGTTTGTTTCAATAATGCGCCTAAAggtttggtcaatattttttgtttgttcaGATTGAATATTGGTATCACTTGTATGCTAGTAGTTTTAAAATGTTTCTCTTTGTTCATATTGAATCTTAATTAGtacttttttctttcattttacttgacttttatatcaaaaaagaactatttttttttacttattcatcTTAACAAATTAAGAgagttttattatttctttggTGCAACTACAATTTTTAATAGTAATAATCATATAAAGTAGTATCAAATCAACAAGGATCAAGTAatataaaacagaaaaaaatatCGACTAGTCAAGTTTATAGTACTGTGATTTTCAAGGGGCTTTTTCATGCATGGTCCttcttgtttttttgttttttttttcctttctcatTTTCACTTAGAGGCGTATGATTTCCCTAGTGTGTTACATATTTTGGAGCAAATTTAAGTGAGatggtattattattattattattcactaTTTATTTTGCATCTGAACTTTGTTGAAACTAAATTTGACAGCTTGTGAAATGTGAATCCTTACAAAATCATTACAGCAGtggaattttttgttttttttcgacagatatatatatatatatatccttttcgGCTGAAATGTTCGACATTGTAGTTACACATATTGTCTCTAGAAGGTATTACACAATATAATTGTAAAATGCTATTATATTGTGTATGAGAAGAAAGTATCTTCTATGTATAAAATTCTGAAACTTCTCCTCTAAAAAAAAAGATACTTAagaaagtgttttttttttcaccaggaaaatatttttaacgtaaaatataattataataatataaaaattgaagATCGTAAATTCTAACACTAACAATGCATGAAACTTTTTTCGAGAAAAAGTTCTTCAAGAAACATCGATCTTCAAACAATAGTCATAAATAGCTTGCTTTGTTTTTTTCTGCAACTTTAGACCTAACTTATAAATGTTATTTGGACATTTATTCGTGACATCATTGATGATCGGAAAGAATCCATAAGTATTGTGGCGGAATAGtaatttcttctttaattaaaagtttTGGATTTGAGTCTCTCTAGTACAAAGTATTATTTGTTAGAGAGTATTTTATCTATAAATATAAAACTTTTTTAACACGACTCTTAATTTAATTGGATTTCAATGTAAACACTGAACTtcaaatgaaaaatcaaaagaaatagATGACTTGAAAGGGCTTCGAAGCATGTGATAAAAACTTATTTGAATGACAACTTgatatattattaatgttaagaaaaagaaatacaacAAACTTTCTAAAGATAACAATTATATATGTAGAATCTTCGAAAACTCAATTGGACCACAAGAACATGACATGCTTAATCTAGTTAGGAAAATTATATCTCAATTATGCAgattatgatgtgatatgaatttatgatcaaattaGAGAAATAATTACCACTTCCAAATACGCTGAATATATAgtcaattatatatattatagtacattgtattattatttggtatattttaatttcattattATCATAAACGTATACTATACTGTACTCCATGATTTAATTGAGATGTGTTTGGAACATTctgtttgaaaattgaaagtaTTTATTGCATTagtgattttatttttggagtTAGGAAGGTCCAGGTACTCTACTATTTTGCAGAGTTCCAGAAAATaacctctctttttttttccagtcCAATTTAAATAGGAAATCTATTTTCATTAATGGATACATTTACTGCTACAGTGTATTAATTAAGCTTTCTATGGTTATTGGAAGTTGATGGGCGGTTGCTACTCATTTTCCAACAATAATATAGTCCAAGTGAGGTTGGTAGAATGTACAATGTCACCTAGATTGTTTCGATAGATCAtcgatttaaaaaaaatagaattttgctattgattttttattttttagtaataatttttttttttgctattaacaaaaaatatatatgacacAAACACGAAATAGATAGAGAGTTACTTCTCCACAGCTAATTTTGTTTAACCCAATATTTCAAACTTGTTCAATGTTTAGTCATTTTTAATgtagaaattatattttaattaaaaaaacacGATTAAAATACACATAAAGTTTGAAACTTGGGTAAGTTTTCGCATTTAGATTGTGAAATTCTGAAACCCATGAATTAATTTTTGGATTTGACTTTGTAAATATTTGAATTCTAAAAATCATCCTTCAGAGTTGTTTCCTATTTTTCTTacaaatattacttttaaatttaaaaaaggaTTACTTTTCGATTACATCTGCCAGggtagttaaattttgattcacCGTTCAAAAATTAATCATCCCACATGATTTTTTAGATACAAACCGATTTATCTTTCAAAATGgaacttttcaaaaaaataaaaataaattaattattatttatggttttgaaaataaatatagaatattAATTGACAAAAATAGAAGGATCCACTACTACTCTATATTTTCCTTAAGTACATACAAAAGTttttaaaacaaagaaaagggaaaaggaATCGAGATCGCGCGGCACAAGGAAGTACAAAAAAGAATGTAACACAAACGACTTTTGAGCCAAAAAAATTGACAAGTGAATTAGgggaatttgagaatttgaaaCGTACACTATAAGTTAATTGGCTCCTCAAGGCCCGTTTTAACATTTtatgaaattgaatttttatttagatatataatatgaattcttcaaaaaatacattgtcaaaatttcttcaatttttactAAATAAACATTCATATCGATAAATCATCTATTTCTGTAGTAGcgtatgggtttagaggtaatagGTGCATGATCCGAGGCGTGGGCTGGCGAGCCCCAAACAAAAGGAATAAACGTGATGATTAACTTCATATGAGTGTCAATCATTTCCCCTCTCTTTACCCCCGTTTCCATCTCACTACACGCCCCCTCTCTTCTTTCTCACTCCCATTTTTGTTGACAAATGAGGTTTGGTCAGGTAGTTGAGGGTTGATACAAATATTAATAATTCTCTTTCTATTGAATAATGAATCATAAATGTTATTTGAAATATTGATGACTAACATGCTCTGTTttgtaaaatttaattaatgttcTCTCTGTCCATCGATCAATTACTCCTCTTTGACTTTATCCCAACTTAATTAATTCGTAACAAAATAATCTTACaattttctttttccatttatggTTTATGATGGCTATAAACAtgacttagagcccgtttggattgactttaagttggtcccccttttcagcttttggacgtgtttgtctaatgctaactttaagccagaaagttcttaaagtcaatcaaaaatgaaaagttagaatttctaacttttttttttctaagtgcttaaagtcattttctttgaccatggaaattacttttatatcccttatattttaactaaatttccaaactaccctttttattcttttaaccctaaaattcacataaattTCCttatttaagcacttttatccaaacactcaactgcttttttataaaaataactttcagcactttaaagttctaaaagcacttcatacgtAAAAGTTACTtattttaagctcatccaaatgggctcttaaACTCTAATGTGGATGATTTGTTTATTGAAGTAAATCTTATCGATGGACGGAACAATGACAGAGTCACATAGGTTCAAAGGTGATTAATTGAATAATTTTCgctgaaaaattatattatattatatatataaattttaaatattattaataaaaattttatcccctttctttctttttaaaaaactttatacatattaaatctaaattaattgaataaatgaatatcatataccatatgaAACACCAATAAAATTGCAAAATAATATGGGAAAGTTGTCAAAAGAAATTGTGATCATTTATTGGAATAAAGGTCATGTCCCACATATTTACAAAGTTACATCCATCATCATTAATCCCACTAACAAAGCTTCCCAACTTGTAAGTACCGATTTTGCCCCTTTGTATGTATCCAacattaaaaagaaaaacagaatAAATAAGCTCCAGTGATCTATGTTAAGAAACAAGGAgagaccaaaaaaaaataaaa
This region of Solanum dulcamara chromosome 9, daSolDulc1.2, whole genome shotgun sequence genomic DNA includes:
- the LOC129903425 gene encoding probable serine/threonine-protein kinase PIX13 isoform X1, with product MGNCCHKPVDVVPSTQVRYNPSVIKKNISTPPASNTRTVVAEPSGDGGYSGKVEVPASGKIITPNLKMFTLAELRSATKNFRPDTVLGEGGFGTVFKGWVDDKTFAPSKVGVGMPVAVKKSNPDSEQGLKEWQAEVKFLGKFSHPNLVKLIGYCWEEKTFLLVYEHMQKGSLESHLFRKEGAEALSWDTRLKIAIGAAKGLVFLHTTEKQVIYRDFKAANILLDTNYNAKLSDFGLAKMGPVNGDSHVTTRIVGTYGYAAPEYMATGHLYVKSDVYGFGVVLLEILSGQRVLDLTRPSGQHNLVDWAKPMLPDKKKLRKLMDPRLMAQYPLKAACQIAQIILQCLEPDPKNRPSMEEILECLEQCDGIQMKPQVKNMTRNHNQGGHRSPLHVKKTSSGNVIGNQGYRAHPNRSY
- the LOC129903425 gene encoding probable serine/threonine-protein kinase PIX13 isoform X2, whose protein sequence is MGNCCHKPVDVVPSTQVRYNPSVIKKNISTPPASNTRTVVAEPSGDGGYSGKVEVPASGKIITPNLKMFTLAELRSATKNFRPDTVLGEGGFGTVFKGWVDDKTFAPSKVGVGMPVAVKKSNPDSEQGLKEWQAEVKFLGKFSHPNLVKLIGYCWEEKTFLLVYEHMQKGSLESHLFRKGAEALSWDTRLKIAIGAAKGLVFLHTTEKQVIYRDFKAANILLDTNYNAKLSDFGLAKMGPVNGDSHVTTRIVGTYGYAAPEYMATGHLYVKSDVYGFGVVLLEILSGQRVLDLTRPSGQHNLVDWAKPMLPDKKKLRKLMDPRLMAQYPLKAACQIAQIILQCLEPDPKNRPSMEEILECLEQCDGIQMKPQVKNMTRNHNQGGHRSPLHVKKTSSGNVIGNQGYRAHPNRSY